The following are encoded in a window of Oncorhynchus keta strain PuntledgeMale-10-30-2019 chromosome 10, Oket_V2, whole genome shotgun sequence genomic DNA:
- the LOC127932475 gene encoding uncharacterized protein LOC127932475 isoform X36, whose amino-acid sequence MDREMERCWARKERGEVGEEEMERCGARRERGEVGEEEMKRCGARRERGEVGEEEMERCGARRGGGGGDGEMWGEERERRGGGGGDGEMWGEERERRGGGGGDEEMWGEERERRGGGGGDGEMWGEERERRGGGGGDGQGDGEMLGEERERRGGGGGDGEMWGEERERRGGGGGDGQGDGEMLGEERERRGGGGGDEEMWGEERERRGGGGGDEEMWGEERERRGGGGGDGQGDGEMLGEERERRGGGGGDGEMWGEERERRGGGGGDGQGDGEMLGEERERRGGGGGDGEMWGEERERRGGGRMERCGARRERGEVGDEEMERWRDVG is encoded by the exons atggacagggagatggagagatgttgggcgaggaaagagagaggagaggtgggggaggaggagatggagagatgtggggcgaggagagagagaggagag gtgggggaggaggagatgaagagatgtggggcgaggagagagagaggagaggtgggggaggaggagatggagagatgtggggcgaggagaggtgggggaggaggagatggagagatgtggggtgaggagagagagaggagag gtgggggaggaggagatggagagatgtggggtgaggagagagagaggagag gtgggggaggaggagatgaagagatgtggggcgaggagagagagaggagaggtgggggaggaggagatggagagatgtggggcgaggagagagagaggagaggtgggggaggaggagatggacagggagatggagagatgttgggcgaggaaagagagaggagaggtgggggaggaggagatggagagatgtggggcgaagagagagagaggagaggtgggggaggaggagatggacagggagatggagagatgttgggcgaggaaagagagaggagaggtgggggaggaggagatgaagagatgtggggcgaggaaagagagaggagaggtgggggaggaggagatgaagagatgtggggcgaggagagagagaggagaggtgggggaggaggagatggacagggagatggagagatgttgggcgaggaaagagagaggagaggtgggggaggaggagatggagagatgtggggcgaggagagagagaggagaggtgggggaggaggagatggacagggagatggagagatgttgggcgaggaaagagagaggagaggtgggggagggggagatggagaaatgtggggcgaggagagagagaggagaggtggggggaggatggagagatgtggggcgaggagagagagaggagaggtgggggatgaggagatggagagatggagagatgtggggtga
- the LOC127932475 gene encoding trichohyalin-like isoform X15 — translation MDREMERCWARKERGEVGEEEMERCGARRERGEVGEEEMKRCGARRERGEVGEEEMERCGARRERGEVGEEEMDREMERCWARKERGEVGEEEMERCGARRERGEVGEEEMKRCGARRERGEVGEEEMERCGARRERGEVGEEEMDREMERCWARKERGEVGEEEMERCGARRERGEVGEEEMKRCGARRERGEVGEEEMERCGARRERGEVGEEEMDREMERCWARKERGEVGEEEMERCGAKRERGEVGEEEMDREMERCWARKERGEVGEEEMKRCGARKERGEVGEEEMKRCGARRERGEVGEEEMDREMERCWARKERGEVGEEEMERCGARRERGEVGEEEMDREMERCWARKERGEVGEGEMEKCGARRERGEVGGGWRDVGRGEREERWGMRRWRDGEMWGEEREERWGRRRWRDVG, via the exons atggacagggagatggagagatgttgggcgaggaaagagagaggagaggtgggggaggaggagatggagagatgtggggcgaggagagagagaggagag gtgggggaggaggagatgaagagatgtggggcgaggagagagagaggagaggtgggggaggaggagatggagagatgtggggcgaggagag agagaggagaggtgggggaggaggagatggacagggagatggagagatgttgggcgaggaaagagagaggagag gtgggggaggaggagatggagagatgtggggcgaggagagagagaggagag gtgggggaggaggagatgaagagatgtggggcgaggagagagagaggagag gtgggggaggaggagatggagagatgtggggcgaggagagagagaggagaggtgggggaggaggagatggacagggagatggagagatgttgggcgaggaaagagagaggagaggtgggggaggaggagatggagagatgtggggcgaggagag agagaggagaggtgggggaggaggagatgaagagatgtggggcgaggagagagagaggagaggtgggggaggaggagatggagagatgtggggcgaggagagagagaggagaggtgggggaggaggagatggacagggagatggagagatgttgggcgaggaaagagagaggagaggtgggggaggaggagatggagagatgtggggcgaagagagagagaggagaggtgggggaggaggagatggacagggagatggagagatgttgggcgaggaaagagagaggagaggtgggggaggaggagatgaagagatgtggggcgaggaaagagagaggagaggtgggggaggaggagatgaagagatgtggggcgaggagagagagaggagaggtgggggaggaggagatggacagggagatggagagatgttgggcgaggaaagagagaggagaggtgggggaggaggagatggagagatgtggggcgaggagagagagaggagaggtgggggaggaggagatggacagggagatggagagatgttgggcgaggaaagagagaggagaggtgggggagggggagatggagaaatgtggggcgaggagagagagaggagaggtggggggaggatggagagatgtggggcgaggagagagagaggagaggtgggggatgaggagatggagagatggagagatgtggggtgaggagagagaggagaggtgggggaggaggagatggagagatgtggggtga
- the LOC127932475 gene encoding uncharacterized protein LOC127932475 isoform X10 produces the protein MDREMERCWARKERGEVGEEEMERCGARRERGEVGEEEMKRCGARRERGEVGEEEMERCGARRERGEVGEEEMDREMERCWARKERGEVGEEEMERCGARRERGEVGEEEMERCGVRRERGEVGEEEMKRCGARRERGEVGEEEMERCGARRERGEVGEEEMERCGARRGGGGGDGEMWGEERERRGGGGGDGQGDGEMLGEERERRGGGGGDGEMWGEERERRGGGGGDEEMWGEERERRGGGGGDGEMWGEERERRGGGGGDGQGDGEMLGEERERRGGGGGDGEMWGEERERRGGGGGDGQGDGEMLGEERERRGGGGGDEEMWGEERERRGGGGGDEEMWGEERERRGGGGGDGQGDGEMLGEERERRGGGGGDGEMWGEERERRGGGGGDGQGDGEMLGEERERRGGGGGDGEMWGEERERRGGGRMERCGARRERGEVGDEEMERWRDVG, from the exons atggacagggagatggagagatgttgggcgaggaaagagagaggagaggtgggggaggaggagatggagagatgtggggcgaggagagagagaggagag gtgggggaggaggagatgaagagatgtggggcgaggagagagagaggagaggtgggggaggaggagatggagagatgtggggcgaggagag agagaggagaggtgggggaggaggagatggacagggagatggagagatgttgggcgaggaaagagagaggagaggtgggggaggaggagatggagagatgtggggcgaggagag agagaggagaggtgggggaggaggagatggagagatgtggggtgaggagagagagaggagaggtgggggaggaggagatgaagagatgtggggcgaggagagagagaggagaggtgggggaggaggagatggagagatgtggggcgaggagagagagaggagaggtgggggaggaggagatggagagatgtggggcgaggagag gtgggggaggaggagatggagagatgtggggtgaggagagagagaggagag gtgggggaggaggagatggacagggagatggagagatgttgggcgaggaaagagagaggagaggtgggggaggaggagatggagagatgtggggcgaggagag agagaggagaggtgggggaggaggagatgaagagatgtggggcgaggagagagagaggagaggtgggggaggaggagatggagagatgtggggcgaggagagagagaggagaggtgggggaggaggagatggacagggagatggagagatgttgggcgaggaaagagagaggagaggtgggggaggaggagatggagagatgtggggcgaagagagagagaggagaggtgggggaggaggagatggacagggagatggagagatgttgggcgaggaaagagagaggagaggtgggggaggaggagatgaagagatgtggggcgaggaaagagagaggagaggtgggggaggaggagatgaagagatgtggggcgaggagagagagaggagaggtgggggaggaggagatggacagggagatggagagatgttgggcgaggaaagagagaggagaggtgggggaggaggagatggagagatgtggggcgaggagagagagaggagaggtgggggaggaggagatggacagggagatggagagatgttgggcgaggaaagagagaggagaggtgggggagggggagatggagaaatgtggggcgaggagagagagaggagaggtggggggaggatggagagatgtggggcgaggagagagagaggagaggtgggggatgaggagatggagagatggagagatgtggggtga
- the LOC127932475 gene encoding uncharacterized protein LOC127932475 isoform X42, with protein sequence MDREMERCWARKERGEVGEEEMERCGARRERGEVGEEEMKRCGARRERGEVGEEEMERCGARRERGEVGEEEMDREMERCWARKERGEVGEEEMERCGARRGGGGGDGEMWGEERERRGGGGGDGQGDGEMLGEERERRGGGGGDGEMWGEERERRGGGGGDGQGDGEMLGEERERRGGGGGDEEMWGEERERRGGGGGDEEMWGEERERRGGGGGDGQGDGEMLGEERERRGGGGGDGEMWGEERERRGGGGGDGQGDGEMLGEERERRGGGGGDGEMWGEERERRGGGRMERCGARRERGEVGDEEMERWRDVG encoded by the exons atggacagggagatggagagatgttgggcgaggaaagagagaggagaggtgggggaggaggagatggagagatgtggggcgaggagagagagaggagag gtgggggaggaggagatgaagagatgtggggcgaggagagagagaggagaggtgggggaggaggagatggagagatgtggggcgaggagag agagaggagaggtgggggaggaggagatggacagggagatggagagatgttgggcgaggaaagagagaggagaggtgggggaggaggagatggagagatgtggggcgaggagaggtgggggaggaggagatggagagatgtggggtgaggagagagagaggagag gtgggggaggaggagatggacagggagatggagagatgttgggcgaggaaagagagaggagaggtgggggaggaggagatggagagatgtggggcgaagagagagagaggagaggtgggggaggaggagatggacagggagatggagagatgttgggcgaggaaagagagaggagaggtgggggaggaggagatgaagagatgtggggcgaggaaagagagaggagaggtgggggaggaggagatgaagagatgtggggcgaggagagagagaggagaggtgggggaggaggagatggacagggagatggagagatgttgggcgaggaaagagagaggagaggtgggggaggaggagatggagagatgtggggcgaggagagagagaggagaggtgggggaggaggagatggacagggagatggagagatgttgggcgaggaaagagagaggagaggtgggggagggggagatggagaaatgtggggcgaggagagagagaggagaggtggggggaggatggagagatgtggggcgaggagagagagaggagaggtgggggatgaggagatggagagatggagagatgtggggtga
- the LOC127932475 gene encoding golgin subfamily A member 6-like protein 2 isoform X20, with translation MDREMERCWARKERGEVGEEEMERCGARRERGEVGEEEMKRCGARRERGEVGEEEMERCGARRERGEVGEEEMDREMERCWARKERGEVGEEEMERCGARRERGEVGEEEMERCGVRRERGEVGEEEMKRCGARRERGEVGEEEMERCGARRERGEVGEEEMERCGARRGGGGGDGEMWGEERERRGGGGGDEEMWGEERERRGGGGGDGEMWGEERERRGGGGGDGQGDGEMLGEERERRGGGGGDGEMWGEERERRGGGGGDGQGDGEMLGEERERRGGGGGDEEMWGEERERRGGGGGDEEMWGEERERRGGGGGDGQGDGEMLGEERERRGGGGGDGEMWGEERERRGGGGGDGQGDGEMLGEERERRGGGGGDGEMWGEERERRGGGRMERCGARRERGEVGDEEMERWRDVG, from the exons atggacagggagatggagagatgttgggcgaggaaagagagaggagaggtgggggaggaggagatggagagatgtggggcgaggagagagagaggagag gtgggggaggaggagatgaagagatgtggggcgaggagagagagaggagaggtgggggaggaggagatggagagatgtggggcgaggagag agagaggagaggtgggggaggaggagatggacagggagatggagagatgttgggcgaggaaagagagaggagaggtgggggaggaggagatggagagatgtggggcgaggagag agagaggagaggtgggggaggaggagatggagagatgtggggtgaggagagagagaggagaggtgggggaggaggagatgaagagatgtggggcgaggagagagagaggagaggtgggggaggaggagatggagagatgtggggcgaggagagagagaggagaggtgggggaggaggagatggagagatgtggggcgaggagag gtgggggaggaggagatggagagatgtggggtgaggagagagagaggagag gtgggggaggaggagatgaagagatgtggggcgaggagagagagaggagaggtgggggaggaggagatggagagatgtggggcgaggagagagagaggagaggtgggggaggaggagatggacagggagatggagagatgttgggcgaggaaagagagaggagaggtgggggaggaggagatggagagatgtggggcgaagagagagagaggagaggtgggggaggaggagatggacagggagatggagagatgttgggcgaggaaagagagaggagaggtgggggaggaggagatgaagagatgtggggcgaggaaagagagaggagaggtgggggaggaggagatgaagagatgtggggcgaggagagagagaggagaggtgggggaggaggagatggacagggagatggagagatgttgggcgaggaaagagagaggagaggtgggggaggaggagatggagagatgtggggcgaggagagagagaggagaggtgggggaggaggagatggacagggagatggagagatgttgggcgaggaaagagagaggagaggtgggggagggggagatggagaaatgtggggcgaggagagagagaggagaggtggggggaggatggagagatgtggggcgaggagagagagaggagaggtgggggatgaggagatggagagatggagagatgtggggtga
- the LOC127932475 gene encoding uncharacterized protein LOC127932475 isoform X17, producing MDREMERCWARKERGEVGEEEMERCGARRERGEVGEEEMKRCGARRERGEVGEEEMERCGARRERGEVGEEEMDREMERCWARKERGEVGEEEMERCGARRERGEVGEEEMKRCGARRERGEVGEEEMERCGARRERGEVGEEEMKRCGARRERGEVGEEEMERCGARRGGGGGDGEMWGEERERRGGGGGDGQGDGEMLGEERERRGGGGGDGEMWGEERERRGGGGGDGQGDGEMLGEERERRGGGGGDGEMWGEERERRGGGGGDGQGDGEMLGEERERRGGGGGDEEMWGEERERRGGGGGDEEMWGEERERRGGGGGDGQGDGEMLGEERERRGGGGGDGEMWGEERERRGGGGGDGQGDGEMLGEERERRGGGGGDGEMWGEERERRGGGRMERCGARRERGEVGDEEMERWRDVG from the exons atggacagggagatggagagatgttgggcgaggaaagagagaggagaggtgggggaggaggagatggagagatgtggggcgaggagagagagaggagag gtgggggaggaggagatgaagagatgtggggcgaggagagagagaggagaggtgggggaggaggagatggagagatgtggggcgaggagag agagaggagaggtgggggaggaggagatggacagggagatggagagatgttgggcgaggaaagagagaggagaggtgggggaggaggagatggagagatgtggggcgaggagag agagaggagaggtgggggaggaggagatgaagagatgtggggcgaggagagagagaggagaggtgggggaggaggagatggagagatgtggggcgaggagagagagaggagag gtgggggaggaggagatgaagagatgtggggcgaggagagagagaggagaggtgggggaggaggagatggagagatgtggggcgaggagaggtgggggaggaggagatggagagatgtggggcgaggagagagagaggagaggtgggggaggaggagatggacagggagatggagagatgttgggcgaggaaagagagaggagag gtgggggaggaggagatggagagatgtggggcgaggagagagagaggagaggtgggggaggaggagatggacagggagatggagagatgttgggcgaggaaagagagaggagaggtgggggaggaggagatggagagatgtggggcgaagagagagagaggagaggtgggggaggaggagatggacagggagatggagagatgttgggcgaggaaagagagaggagaggtgggggaggaggagatgaagagatgtggggcgaggaaagagagaggagaggtgggggaggaggagatgaagagatgtggggcgaggagagagagaggagaggtgggggaggaggagatggacagggagatggagagatgttgggcgaggaaagagagaggagaggtgggggaggaggagatggagagatgtggggcgaggagagagagaggagaggtgggggaggaggagatggacagggagatggagagatgttgggcgaggaaagagagaggagaggtgggggagggggagatggagaaatgtggggcgaggagagagagaggagaggtggggggaggatggagagatgtggggcgaggagagagagaggagaggtgggggatgaggagatggagagatggagagatgtggggtga
- the LOC127932475 gene encoding uncharacterized protein LOC127932475 isoform X33: MDREMERCWARKERGEVGEEEMERCGARRERGEVGEEEMKRCGARRERGEVGEEEMERCGARRERGEVGEEEMDREMERCWARKERGEVGEEEMERCGARRGGGGGDGEMWGEERERRGGGGGDEEMWGEERERRGGGGGDGEMWGEERERRGGGGGDGQGDGEMLGEERERRGGGGGDGEMWGEERERRGGGGGDGQGDGEMLGEERERRGGGGGDEEMWGEERERRGGGGGDEEMWGEERERRGGGGGDGQGDGEMLGEERERRGGGGGDGEMWGEERERRGGGGGDGQGDGEMLGEERERRGGGGGDGEMWGEERERRGGGRMERCGARRERGEVGDEEMERWRDVG, from the exons atggacagggagatggagagatgttgggcgaggaaagagagaggagaggtgggggaggaggagatggagagatgtggggcgaggagagagagaggagag gtgggggaggaggagatgaagagatgtggggcgaggagagagagaggagaggtgggggaggaggagatggagagatgtggggcgaggagag agagaggagaggtgggggaggaggagatggacagggagatggagagatgttgggcgaggaaagagagaggagaggtgggggaggaggagatggagagatgtggggcgaggagaggtgggggaggaggagatggagagatgtggggtgaggagagagagaggagag gtgggggaggaggagatgaagagatgtggggcgaggagagagagaggagaggtgggggaggaggagatggagagatgtggggcgaggagagagagaggagaggtgggggaggaggagatggacagggagatggagagatgttgggcgaggaaagagagaggagaggtgggggaggaggagatggagagatgtggggcgaagagagagagaggagaggtgggggaggaggagatggacagggagatggagagatgttgggcgaggaaagagagaggagaggtgggggaggaggagatgaagagatgtggggcgaggaaagagagaggagaggtgggggaggaggagatgaagagatgtggggcgaggagagagagaggagaggtgggggaggaggagatggacagggagatggagagatgttgggcgaggaaagagagaggagaggtgggggaggaggagatggagagatgtggggcgaggagagagagaggagaggtgggggaggaggagatggacagggagatggagagatgttgggcgaggaaagagagaggagaggtgggggagggggagatggagaaatgtggggcgaggagagagagaggagaggtggggggaggatggagagatgtggggcgaggagagagagaggagaggtgggggatgaggagatggagagatggagagatgtggggtga
- the LOC127932475 gene encoding golgin subfamily A member 6-like protein 2 isoform X27: MDREMERCWARKERGEVGEEEMERCGARRERGEVGEEEMKRCGARRERGEVGEEEMERCGARRERGEVGEEEMDREMERCWARKERGEVGEEEMERCGARRERGEVGEEEMERCGVRRERGEVGEEEMKRCGARRERGEVGEEEMERCGARRERGEVGEEEMERCGARRGGGGGDGEMWGEERERRGGGGGDEEMWGEERERRGGGGGDGEMWGEERERRGGGGGDGQGDGEMLGEERERRGGGGGDEEMWGEERERRGGGGGDEEMWGEERERRGGGGGDGQGDGEMLGEERERRGGGGGDGEMWGEERERRGGGGGDGQGDGEMLGEERERRGGGGGDGEMWGEERERRGGGRMERCGARRERGEVGDEEMERWRDVG, translated from the exons atggacagggagatggagagatgttgggcgaggaaagagagaggagaggtgggggaggaggagatggagagatgtggggcgaggagagagagaggagag gtgggggaggaggagatgaagagatgtggggcgaggagagagagaggagaggtgggggaggaggagatggagagatgtggggcgaggagag agagaggagaggtgggggaggaggagatggacagggagatggagagatgttgggcgaggaaagagagaggagaggtgggggaggaggagatggagagatgtggggcgaggagag agagaggagaggtgggggaggaggagatggagagatgtggggtgaggagagagagaggagaggtgggggaggaggagatgaagagatgtggggcgaggagagagagaggagaggtgggggaggaggagatggagagatgtggggcgaggagagagagaggagaggtgggggaggaggagatggagagatgtggggcgaggagag gtgggggaggaggagatggagagatgtggggtgaggagagagagaggagaggtgggggaggaggagatgaagagatgtggggcgaggagagagagaggagaggtgggggaggaggagatggagagatgtggggcgaggagag agagaggagaggtgggggaggaggagatggacagggagatggagagatgttgggcgaggaaagagagaggagaggtgggggaggaggagatgaagagatgtggggcgaggaaagagagaggagaggtgggggaggaggagatgaagagatgtggggcgaggagagagagaggagaggtgggggaggaggagatggacagggagatggagagatgttgggcgaggaaagagagaggagaggtgggggaggaggagatggagagatgtggggcgaggagagagagaggagaggtgggggaggaggagatggacagggagatggagagatgttgggcgaggaaagagagaggagaggtgggggagggggagatggagaaatgtggggcgaggagagagagaggagaggtggggggaggatggagagatgtggggcgaggagagagagaggagaggtgggggatgaggagatggagagatggagagatgtggggtga
- the LOC127932475 gene encoding uncharacterized protein LOC127932475 isoform X29, whose translation MDREMERCWARKERGEVGEEEMERCGARRERGEVGEEEMKRCGARRERGEVGEEEMERCGARRERGEVGEEEMDREMERCWARKERGEVGEEEMERCGARRERGEVGEEEMERCGVRRERGEVGEEEMKRCGARRERGEVGEEEMERCGARRERGEVGEEEMERCGARRGGGGGDGEMWGEERERRGGGGGDEEMWGEERERRGGGGGDGEMWGEERERRGGGGGDEEMWGEERERRGGGGGDGEMWGEERWGRRRWRDVGRGEREERWGRRRWTGRWRDVGRGKREERWGRRRWRDVGRGEREERWGRRRWTGRWRDVGRGKREERWGRRRWRDVGRREREERWGRRRWTGRWRDVGRGKREERWGRRR comes from the exons atggacagggagatggagagatgttgggcgaggaaagagagaggagaggtgggggaggaggagatggagagatgtggggcgaggagagagagaggagag gtgggggaggaggagatgaagagatgtggggcgaggagagagagaggagaggtgggggaggaggagatggagagatgtggggcgaggagag agagaggagaggtgggggaggaggagatggacagggagatggagagatgttgggcgaggaaagagagaggagaggtgggggaggaggagatggagagatgtggggcgaggagag agagaggagaggtgggggaggaggagatggagagatgtggggtgaggagagagagaggagaggtgggggaggaggagatgaagagatgtggggcgaggagagagagaggagaggtgggggaggaggagatggagagatgtggggcgaggagagagagaggagaggtgggggaggaggagatggagagatgtggggcgaggagag gtgggggaggaggagatggagagatgtggggtgaggagagagagaggagag gtgggggaggaggagatgaagagatgtggggcgaggagagagagaggagaggtgggggaggaggagatggagagatgtggggcgaggagagagagaggagag gtgggggaggaggagatgaagagatgtggggcgaggagagagagaggagaggtgggggaggaggagatggagagatgtggggcgaggagaggtgggggaggaggagatggagagatgtggggcgaggagagagagaggagaggtgggggaggaggagatggacagggagatggagagatgttgggcgaggaaagagagaggagag gtgggggaggaggagatggagagatgtggggcgaggagagagagaggagaggtgggggaggaggagatggacagggagatggagagatgttgggcgaggaaagagagaggagaggtgggggaggaggagatggagagatgtggggcgaagagagagagaggagaggtgggggaggaggagatggacagggagatggagagatgttgggcgaggaaagagagaggagaggtgggggaggaggagatga